atctttgaccggactcgtctttggtctgatgaaataaacatctttgaccggactcgtctttggtctgatgaaataaacatctttgaccggactcgtctttggtcggatgaaataaacatctttgaccggactcgtctttggtctgatgaaataaacatctttgaccggactcgtctttggtctgatgaaataaacatctttgaccggactcgtctttggtcggatgaaataaacatctttgaccggactcgtctttggtctgatgaagtaaacatctttgaccggactcgtctttggtcggatgaaataaacatctttgaccggactcgtctttggtctgatgaaataaacatctttgaccggactcgtctttggtctgatgaaataaacatctttgaccggactcgtctttggtctgatgaaataaacatctttgaccggactcgtctttggtctgatgaaataaacatctttgaccggactcgtctttggtcggatgaaataaacatctttgaccggactcgtctttggtctgtgttctaatttggcgatttttgtcgccgggatcgaactttcccttgtcctaattcggcgagttttatcgcgtggatcggactttcccagttaaccgaagtggtcttatgcagtaaacctctttgactagacatggtcgtcctcggtcttatgaggtaaactgctttgaccgaacttggtcgtcctaattcggcgagttttatcgcatggattggactttcccttgtcctaattcaggcaagttttatcgcgagaatcggacttttgttgcagttcgtttcagacgaagtgcttgattcttaagcagaattgtggtcttgtatcctctttagaagctttgacacacaatctttggcttgttgcagctcgtttcggacgaactgcttgtttaagctgaattgtggtcttgtatcctctttagaagctttgatgcacaatcgttggcttgttgcagctcgtttcggacgaactgcttgtttaagctgaattgtggtcttgtatcctctttagaagctttgacgcacaatcgttggcttgttgcagctcgtttcggacgaactgcttgtttaagctgaattgtggtcttgtatcctctttagaagctttgacgcacaattgtttagcttgtatatgttctaagaaggggatcagccttcgaagaacaagatacctcagtaacatttgtaagagacgacactcacatagacagacacaacgcacgtagagacaagaacaagtaaaaaacaaagaaaacacataagactgactgaactgtctcttacaaatggaactctTTGGTTGGAAAAATGCCATGCTCGGGGCGTTTATTCTCCTGACTtgagagtcaatttataagaccctttgccgaggacttctgacacccgatatggaaatttttgatggtgggttagagtttgcccagcttttctgctcggccgacttcgttgtttctcaagatgagatctcccacttgaagttgcagcttcttcaccctttggttgtaataccgggctacttgctccttgtacttggctgcttttatgcaggccagttctcttctttcttcggcaagatctagctcggctctcagtccgtcctccttcagttctgctgagaagaagtttagagttcggaaactgggtatgccgatctcaaccggaattacggcttcagggacgatttagtcttcccggcagggaaaGCATCAAtggtcaggattactccatcatattgttgctcgtcatcgtcttcgggatcctgttgccttttcggattctgAGGAAAGCAGCTCGTACCCCTctgctttttgttttttgtttttcggctgcttgctttggtatttttttagcgttcctgttttcacaagaacatcaatacctgcagccaaatttcggcactcctcggtatcgtgaccgtgggtttgatggaaggagcaatatacATCAAGACTTCGGCgtgtggccgatttcgtcatccgttttggtttttcgaacatttcggaatgtagttcgaaaatttccgctcttgacttgttcaatggtacgaactgagcgggtggcgtctcaggattgagacgtggtcccaatctacTTCGTACCGGTGCCCtctgaattctttcaaaaggagttcggcgaggaagaaCATGTCGGGGGTGAGGATTCTCTCTCCTGGaggacacgtcactactgcggtagtgactttcatgtctgaaggaggagggagaatcccccgttttcttctccggctgctggcttttttgcaggaaggctaagaactcctcctgcttctcggccaaaaacagcttgacaacctcatttaaatcgggctgctgggaagattctgtgcgatgactcctggagtggcttgctccttcgtgaaaactggaagtggatgtctcccgaggccgtttttcagacctgcgagctagACTTACTTCCTCACGGTTGTCACGGACAgaattatgggtgttacgtgatctggaatgcatttttttggtggaggaggatcaaaaactcgctttatcacaaatttggttctgagtttcccacagacggcgccagtgatgaatccgcgaatttctgatgttagcaaatgctggtagagaatgaaaatacagacacaaagaattacgtggttcgatttactgaggtaaatctacgtccacgggaagaaaagagggcagagttgtattgcttgatctgttttctacagctaacaatacagacttgctatttgctattttctctctagagagctttacAGAAGTTAACAGGAGATCccctatctatctgacctaggttctatttatattttgaaccaagatcgtggcatgcagcatttattaggtagtggatgtcgtggagatcgtggcgaccttgcatgggtccactatcctgcctgagttaatgactgcttgacaccactaaatagatcgtaggtgtagtggaggtcgtggaggcctttcatgagtccactaactcctagttcggtcgaatgctgagaccgaactactgaattattgccgagcagcttttgccgatctgagaatagagcttgatgccgacctgagagcagagcttgattagttggcttttaccgggctataggctagggccgaactctttggttgtgccgaactgaactcttggccgaactgaactctttcttgggctttgggctagcCGAGCTGTCCccgctattgggcttgtttagttcgtactccATCAACTACTATGTGGAATTTATGTGTGAATCAATGCCCTACTTCTAAATCCAGCTACTGTGGGTAATTGGTGCTACACTTTTGAGAAATATGCAAATGCAATGTGTGGTATAAAAACAGTACAGTTGTTGAAATCCAGTTAAGAATTGAATATGGTCAAGAACAATAATGTGTTTGGACTTGGTCAATAATGACTATTATACATACATTTATGACAATATCCATCGATAATTATCAAAAATATTGCACATATTCTAAAGCGGACTTCATTTTATGGCTATTAATTCGTGTGATTTTAATGAATGAATTAAGTTCACATCTTCGACCGTCCGAATCAATCCTTAATGGATGTTCAAAACAATCaggtataattttaaatttttaattattcgaATAATATATCTATGATTCTATATACATTTCAATTCACAATAGAACATTGCATTATATAGGATTGATTGCCTTCTTATTCGGCTGTTTGGTTTTGTTTTGTCGCAGTCAATTTTCCCACAGAATTGGGTTCTCTTGCTCACCAGTAAAATATATGTCCCATCAACAACCTTTACcctaagggcatccgcaatggtgcggatgtcccggcaggCATCCCTGCAGACatctcaaaaacacctcatgccacgtcatacggacttcccactgtggatgccacgtcatacggacatcccactgcggatgccacgtcatacggacatcccattgtacagtggcggacatccccaaggacatcccgacggacttcattaattaaaaaaaagaaaagtacatttcaccaaaataaaaaaaaaatacatttcaacaaTTAAAAACTTCATCAATGATgacccctccgctgccatacttcttcaattatatcgttctgaagtcgaacataggcttgtttttggcgcatgtcggcgaaTGCATGGACTCGCTCgacatcgtcatggggtatccccatgcgtacattgccaGTGGGCACGCcatggcttggacccgcagccgTAGCATCATCGTTGGCCCAATCGGTCAGCGCtgtcttcgacaatcatgttgtgcatgataatacatgcgtacatgatgtcggcgatgctgtcaacatactacagccgtgatggaccctttaCTGCCgtccatcgagactggagcacaccaaatgctcgctccacatccttgcgcgctgcctcctgacgttgCGCAAAGTATATCTTATTTTCatctgttgggcatctgatcgtcttcacaaagacgggccacatcgggtttatctcatccgccaaataatagcccatactgtgttggttgccgttggcgacgaaactgacggccggaccgacgccatgcactggtcgttgaaatgttgttgttagacccggctactccaaaataggcgtGCCAAATCcgcagccggtagtcagctactgcttcaaggatcatcgtgggattcttggccttaAAACCAGtggtgtacatccctttcccgGCAGCGGGCCAGTTCTTCCATTTctagtgcatacaatctatgctgcctaacatccccggaaacccgtgctgattcccgtgcatatccagcagagcctgacaatcttcgggggtaggcttccaaAGATAcatatccccgaatatctccctaacaccctgacaaaaatacttcaggcagtcGCGgacagtcgtctcgccgatgtggaagtactcgtcgaacatgtcggccgcacctccgtatgccaactgcctaattgcggcagtgcacttctgaatcggcgtgtggccgggtttaccagccgcatcctcccgcaccctaaaatacccgtatcgacgctccaaagcgcccacgatacgcagaaaaaGCGGACGATGTatcctaaaccgtcgccggaataggttctccccaaaccgtggctccggcgcaaagtaatcctcgtacaaccgacTGTGGGCAGCGAGGTGATCCCGGGGCACTATagtgcgacgatggatgggtcgaggcaccgccgccgccgaggccgcttgttcctccctctccgGGGCCACCCGCACACGTGCGTGTATCAtccgcatcatgtgttcataatgcccaccacgACCACttccactaccaccaccactaccagaCATTACggaaatataaaagaaatttagagagagagaaacttgttaaaacaagtggtgcgaataaaatgaaatgcaacgagacgtatttatagaattttttcaaaaaaataatgcaaaaatcGGGAATTCCGCAccgacgtccgtgggagtcagcgcaatggcggacgtcccgacggacgtcagTGGAAAGGCGCGGACATGCGGTGTCCGTATCCGCTGAACagttgcacaatggcggacgtcgcgCACGCCGGTCTGACATCCGCGCGGAagtccgctattgcggatgctctaaataagTGTATTTTATCCGATTCCaaatagaaaagaaaacaaaaattcaaATTCTAGGTATGAACTTGTTGAATTTTTGTGTAATGATTTTTTGACCTTACAAAATTATTGCATAGGTAGATTAGCAATCCTACTCCCTAGGTAACCGTTGTTGTTTGGTATAGAAGAAAAACAATACTTCGATGATTTTATGAAACTACTCCACTTCTATAAATAAACTCACCCATTGTTTTGTGTATGTCTAATGAAATAATTGTTGTATAATTTTGGTGGAATgaaatagtactagtagtagCACATAACATTTAAAATTAGGATAGGAAACAAGATGTGCTTATCCATTCCCTTTCGACAAAGATATTTATTTGTATGACTCCCACCTTTTATGCTTTGCCATTATTATTGCTCTACCGTTGTGATTTTTATAGCTGTCTACTTAATATATATccattggagagagagagagagagagagagagagagagagagagagagagagagagagagattataTGATTATCGAGAGACCTTGGCTCTTGCTGCATGTAAGCCAAGTGTTGGGCTACCTCAATTTTGCAGGTACAGTTTATATatgtatgtgcaatgtgtgttgACTGAGTCACAACTCAATTTTAGCATGACTAAACCACAACCCAAATCAGGCAAATGAAAACAAGCTGAGTCATGAAATGAATCTGTATGCACCTTTTCTTTCAAGGCCAAAagataaaaatccaatcttgaAGAGGCAAGGAGATAATCAAAAAGAGGGATTGATTTGATTACTTTCACTTATACTAGTAGTTTATATTCTTTGATTGAACTACtccaataattatattattacaaTACCCTACCCCATCTCCTTACTCCCCATTTTTCTTCATCTTGacattttttctcattttcttttctaaagTCTCTGCCTTCTCCTCTACCTGCCCATTTCTTCAGGTTCTCTCTCTCTAGCTTATGTTTTTGTTGTTTTCATGTATGATGAGAATATGCCCTCATGTTGTTTTCATGCATTTTCTTTATTGATATATGAAAGCTTCTTATGGGGAAGTTTCTTAAATCATTTTTTGATCAAGACTGGATTTTTGGGGATTAAACTGAAAAAGATGGAATTTTGTAATTTGGGTTTTCTTATGATTTGCACCCACAGgcatatatatgtatagttgCTCGAATTTTATCATATTCTATTGGATTGATGGGTTTTGGAGATGAAAAAGGGTTGTTGGACGGTTGCAACTTTTTTTCAGTTTGAAGGTTCTTATTATTCTGCACATGCATATTAGATCTATACTTGAATATGAAGTTTCATGTGTTTTATTACTTCGCTTGCCGTGTTTCAGTAAATCAAGGTGTAATTTTTAACCTTTTTTTGCAggataaattgaaaaatatccTTGATTGTATTCGAACCAATTTCAGATGCTGTGACTGAGATGGTTTGTTTGGTCTTGccgttttttaattaataaatctcCCCAGTTTTAGCCTCTTAAGATTTCTTAGAGGAATTTATAAGGAAGAAAATAGGTGAGTTCCTTCTATTAATTAGGAAAGAGGGTCAAACGTATTGAAGCAAAAACAGAAAGTTCGAATTGGAAAAGAACTTGAAGAGTGATTGATAACATGGGTTATCTGAACTCAGTATTCTCACAGTCGACAAGTCAAGTCCACGTCGATAGCGCTCCAGTCAGTGGGGGTGGCCTTAGGTGATTTTCTCACCCTATCTATTTTGTATTCTTGTTCATGTTATGTTTCTTTGGACAATGTTTTGGATTCATTGTTCTTAGATTTGAATATTTCTTAAGTTTAGCATTGCAGCTAGTAATGAGGTTTCTCAAAATTTCATGGATGAGGCATTTGTCAAGATAAATAACTAAAGATCAAAACGGGCGTTAATCCATATTGTCAGTTTCCCTACATTTAGTCTTTTTAATTTCCCACAACTTTTTTTTATGTCTACGAAAAACAGCTGTGTTTCCACATCCTGCATTGCATTGCTGTAGCTTGTGTGAGAATCTTGCATGTTTAACAGTCACTCTGATTGGTTGGTTACTTAAGTTTTTTGGAAGTTTGCTGTGTAGAACTTGAGCTTTGTCCCCTTTCAGATATTGTTTTCCATCATGTAGAACTTCCAGCAAATCTTAACTTTTTATGCTACGTGTGCATTTCATTCATATTCGATGAATTTGATTGCTTACGCATGAATGGCAGTTCTTCATTGGCCTGGTTAATGTGATTTAAAATTACCATATTACATGCCTCAAAAAGCTTGAAAACAAACTGATGGTTGTCTTATATGGTAAAACACTATTTTTGAAAATGAGAAATTGTGTTGTTGTCCACGTGCAACATTAACAGCCAACGTCCAGAAGAAAAGGAATGATATCACTTCCAGATATTGTTTTCCTTAGCTAGCCATTGTTCCATTGAtctcaaaataatactccatctacataattcatttgatttttccTTGAATACTTTTCCACATAAAAGTTTTAGTTTCCACCCTAATCGTTTATTGACTTATTGATGTGTCTGAGAAGCGTATTAGAGTGGTTCAGTTTAATCTAACATTGAATGCATTAACTTGGTGCAGCCAGAACGGAAAGTTTAGCTATGGATATGCTAGTTCTCCAGGCAAAAGATCTTCAATGGAGGACTTTTACGAGACAAGAATTGACGGTGTTGATGGAGAGGTGGTTGGTCTCTTCGGAGTCTTTGATGGTATCTCTCTCTTTTTACTTTTGAGCAAAATCAGCCCCTCTTCAAATGTTTTGAATAtggaaaaatattatttttcgtTTAGCATCACATTTTAGGAACTTCAGTTTTCTGTGACTCTTTTATCAAGTCTGCAAAGAGATGGCAAAAGTGGCTGGACAGCTACAATCACGATTATTATCTTGATATTCTGTAGAAAAAATTATGATTTCTGATGATGATTAATATGTTTGGCATTTATTGCATCTGATGTTAACTTTTCTATGTTTCGCTCTAACCTGTATATAAGGTAACGGTATATTAACAATATTTCATCATTCTAATTAATTTCCATTGGTTATTTGGTTAGGTCACGGTGGAGCTCGAGCTGCAGAATATGTCAAACAAAACCTGTTCAGCAACCTGATAAGGCATCCAAAATTTATATCTGATACTAAATCAGCTATATGTATGTCTCGTGATGCTATTGCTATTCTCGTCGAAATAAGTTATTCTTTTATATATATGGTGTTTTCATGTATACTGTTTTAACTAACTAGTTCTTATTCCAGCCGACGCATACAATCATACAGATTCGGAATTCCTGAAATCTGAGAACAATCAGAACAGGGATGCTGGATCCACTGCTTCCACAGCTATCCTTGTTGGTGACCGCTTACTAGTGGCAAATGTTGGAGATTCAAGAGCTGTCATTTGCAGGGGTGGTCAGGGTAAGAGTCGGAAACAT
This portion of the Salvia splendens isolate huo1 chromosome 10, SspV2, whole genome shotgun sequence genome encodes:
- the LOC121752324 gene encoding probable protein phosphatase 2C 59, producing MGYLNSVFSQSTSQVHVDSAPVSGGGLSQNGKFSYGYASSPGKRSSMEDFYETRIDGVDGEVVGLFGVFDGHGGARAAEYVKQNLFSNLIRHPKFISDTKSAISDAYNHTDSEFLKSENNQNRDAGSTASTAILVGDRLLVANVGDSRAVICRGGQAFAVSRDHKPDQTDERQRIEDAGGFVMWAGTWRVGGVLAVSRAFGDRLLKQYVVADPDIQEEKVDDTLEFLILASDGLWDVVTNEEAVSMTKPIPDPEDAAKRLLQEANQRGSGDNITIVVVRFLAAEEESSHAAQ